Below is a genomic region from Larimichthys crocea isolate SSNF chromosome IV, L_crocea_2.0, whole genome shotgun sequence.
GCCCCCATTAGTCTGGTAAGTTTTCAGCTGGAGTGAATAACTTTTTGGGGCcaaccagaaaacaaacaaactttacaaAAACAGGGCATCCAGTGCCACTTTCTCTGAATTGAGGACATGTAGAAACAAAGTTTACATAAAGTTGATTCAGCAGCTACTGGAAATAGTAACACCTGAAACATCTTTCTTACCAGACTGTGTCCATTTATAACTAGGCCATATTCTCCATCCACCTCCTCATCCTGCACAGTCTCTGTCTTCTGAAGCCAAAACAGGCCTGCACGGGCTTTTATCACAGATGGCTTGTCTGCAGAGCTTGAAGACATTTTCCGTCTTGCGTTCCTGAAAACAAGAGTACATGGGGATGATCGGGCGCAAATTGGGTTTCCGTTTGTCTCGTCAACACTTAGATTTCCTTTAATTATGAAGTAAACAACTAAACCGGTAAACATGAGTGTGCTTTGTGCTGGCTGACTTGATGTCTGGGTatgaattcaacatttttttagatGGTCAAATGACTGCTCACTAAAACCTGGTCTGAAAGCAAATATATACAGTCATAGCTGAACAACCGTAACAAGGCAAGACAGGCCTGTCAACCTGCCAGTTTACTGGAACTAACTTACTGTAGCTCCTCTTTGACTCCTTCAGCCGTATTGGCCGCCACAATGAAAatctctttcatctcctctcgCAGCATGTTGCAGGAATAGCCGATGTTCTCGGCTGTCTCTGTTTCAAAATATCGATATTTACAGTTACTGTTATGCAATACATCTGTCAAACATGCAAAAATTCACACTCCGACTCTTGGAGATTAGGCACCTGGGGTACCTAATCGACATTATATTACCGCATTACTTTTTCAATCCTGAATGATGTGAATAGAAATATACTTTATGTGACACTAACCCTGTTTATCCCCTGTCAACACCCAGATTTTGATGTCGGCTTTAGCCAGTTGCTCGATGGTCTGTGGCACGCCATCCTGCAGCTTGTCCTCCACAGCTGTCGCTCCTAGCAGCTAAAAACCACACAGTACAGGGTGGTAATGTGAAAGAGTGTCATTCTGTAAAGTGTCTCCAACAATATATTCTCTAGCAGGTACCTAAACCTGAGAGTTGTTAAGTCAATCACACTATCTAGATGTGTTAGAATATTTAGCAGGTGATCTAACCAGCAGGTCTTTCTCTATCTCTTCATAAAGTTCATCTAGTTTCTCCTCTCGTTCCACTAGGGCTGTGCTGGCCTCATGGTGGCGCTGTTTCCACTCATCCATAAAACTCTCGTCCAAGTCCTTGTAGGCCAGAGCGAGCGTACGGAGGCCTTCGCCTGCATAGTCCTGTTTTGGTTAGACAGTGTCGAagcagttaaaaacaaaaatcctgTGTATGTTCGTTTTGCATTGGCATACACGTCACAAAAATCCAAACGCATCACTCACGCTGAGGTGTGTGTTGGTAACTTCCACTAGTTTCTTACAGGACGGGTGCAGTCTTTCAAAGATGATGGTGTCTGCTCCTTTGCAAAATAGAGTCAGCTTGCCTTCGGGGCTGCGCACTGGAAATCGTGGTAGAATTTCATATCAGGACAGTCATGACAACAAATTGTTAAATGTGACTCATCACATCTCCTTACATACAACATAGACATTGTGCCACTTCTTTCTCTCACCTATTACTGACATTCTCTTGCGCACATTATTGAAGTCAAGAACAGCCAGAAGTTCATAGATGACTTGTTTTCCCATCTCTACGACTGTGATGCTCTCTGGTGTGCGTGAGCGGAACACAAACCCGAAGTTTCTTGCTGCGGTAACCAGAGCGCCCTCATCGGGAGACTGAGCTTGATAGTAGAGCTCCCCTGCCAGGAGATAAGGATGATGTGACAAAAAGGGAactgtctgtcactgtgtccTTTTTAGTACTACCACTGGAGGGCACCAAAGATGTTCTCTTATATATGTTGACTTTAATACTTAGCTGCAGAGGCCAAGAGACAGAACATAAACACGGTACCTCTACTTTTATACCTTTGCTGTAACAAATAAGTCTATTAGAAGACCCTCaccctctttcttttcatcagGCATGACAGTGTGGCACAGAGCCAACAAGCGGAAGAAGGCTTGAGCATCTGGGTTTCCCTCTTTCACAGTCTCCAATAGCCTGTGGTCGTGAAAGACAAACTTTGGATCAGCCAGCTGGTTCCATGAGAAGTCCACTTTCTCGGTcttctgcagagaaaaagaagcacaCAATAGAAAGAAAAGAGTTGAAGTAATGCATACATTTGCACAAAAttcacaaaaatatacatttgtgAATCAGTTTTCCCCCTCTTACCTCTGTTATTTCCACCCTATGTCCGGTAAAATCGAACAGCTCTCCtgaataacagaaaaatacacccCAAAATCAATCAATATCTAACTAGCTCATGCTGTTGTGTCCATTCAACTAGTTTTCATATAAGCAGAGCTCCTCACCGTAAGCTTTCCCACTGATGGAACACTTGTTGAAAGTCATAATGTTCTGAGTCAGGGTACCAGTCTTGTCACTGAAGATGTATTTGATCTGGCCCAGCTCCTCGTTAAGCGTGGTAGTCCTCGCCTGGGCAGGAGTGTCACTTTTGGGGTAATACATCTTCCTGTCCCAGTCTATGAAGAAGCTGTTACCCAGCCGGATGATCTCCACACTGACATCGACACACACATAGGAATAAGTGTGAGACATGCAAGAAGGCACGAAGGTAGGGCATCATTGACTCTCGTCATGGtcatttttgttgctttctgaTTTTATTATCTTTCTCTGTTACAATGTACCTGACGTAAAGAGATATGGGCACCAATGTGTTGAGGACAATGATGTAGGAccagaaggagaggaaggatgaCAGACTGGAATCCACCCCTTTTTCAAGTGGGAGGAAGGCTACAAACATTGATCCCTCCCTCGATTCCCAGATTGCATTGCCGATGGCCAGAAAGGTGCACATCGACGCCAGGAAACCAAAGATCTGATAGAAGTATGACACGCATCTCGACATTTCAAGAAATATTGCATTGATGACATCAATCATTTCAATCAATCTGCATTTACGAAATTACTTTCATTGAGTTCCAAGTAACTAATTACTCTGATGTGACTTTGTGGATCATATTTATGATCAATAAGGAAATATTTTCAGCTAAATCGTacttatttgtatttgtgtggtAGTGTGCAAAGACAtcaaactcacacacaacaccaggacattcatcaggtggtcaATGCTCGTCCGTTTGAATGTTGTCTTTCCACTGTTCTGCATCAGTTTGGTGTCAGGACCTGGAGGGGTTCAATCAACTGTTAAGGTACACTGACAATTATGTAGACAGAGACACTTTGGAAGGTCAAGTCCCAGATAATATGAATGCACCATTAATATGTAATGTTAAGTGCATTCAGTGGATACAGTGGTTTGCCCAATAATCAGAAAAGCAGTGCAACAAGTGCATATACTGTAGGCCTAGAATACAAACCTTGAGACAGTTTGATTGTCTTCTTGAAAGTCTGTGCTATCGCTAACTACAGTAGCTGCTCTCATTAGTATATcaccttttgtttcttttttacatgcAGGTTCAATAAACTTTCTTTACTCACTTTAATATGCCGGTGGGATCTTATCAATAAACTCTTATCAATCAAAAGTCCAAagttagcatttatttatttatttattgtacacCTGAATGTCATTAGTTAGTCATTTACCAAAATGGTAATAATTTGTAAAAAAGATTAGCAGCATTACTTGACATTATACTTAAATTttgaatttcatttatttaacttctgtatgttaatgttacattatttattactttgttttttgtttgtcatgtttatataaaaaaagattaattaattaattttaactGCAGCTGGTCTGTTATGTGTAGCACGAGCGCCCTCTGCGGGTGCCCCTGCAGACTTGAGTGGTGCACCCCAAACAAACACGTCAGTGGTTGGACACAGTGTATGGGGACCGTGATAATGTCGTTATGTTGTTAAAAAATATGCGTCACTCAGTTTACCTCCGAAGATGACGAGGCCGAAGCACCACTCGGTGTTCCTCAGAGTACATCCTCTGAGCAGCACCTTGTCATTGTCCAAAGCGGCGGTCTGCCCGTTCAGGGACAGGGTGCCGGTGAATTTGTCTAGACGGTTGTTGGGAGGCTCACATCGCACTTCACCTGAGAGAGACGGAGGTTAGTGTCAGTAACACACCCAGGGTAACAGCTGACAAGTTTCTGGGGGATGGGTATAATGTGGACAAtgaatttgcatattttcagaaagaaaacaccacCAGGGAGtgcaaaaagtaaataaataataataataataataataaaatctaacTTATACAAATTGCTACAATGTCATATTGTAGCCATATGTGCTTTAGAGGTTTATAGTTGTacatacacatttttcattgattCTTAACTCTAGCTCTAACTCAAAAGAGTTTCAAGATGCAAACTTGCCAGAGAAATTCAAATATCTTGACTAATATACAGTGTTGATATATATCTtccattttctcctttctctttagcctttcctgtttctgttaggatgtttttattttctaaacgTAGCCTATCAAATAAGCCCGAAATCCAATctaaagatgtgtgtgtctgtttaaacGTTGTTTCTTTCAGCTTCTCACCATTGAAGCCAGCCAGCGCATCGATGTTGTCTCCCATCTCTCCGGTTACAGTCAGGGCCTGTTTCACCTTCAGGTTGGTTTCACTGGGGGGGGGGATAGACCAAGTGGACATGAGACATCAGCCATcagccatgcacacacacgcacacacacacacacacacacacacatgcacatgcacaaacacacactcacccatcTAATTCAGCTGTTTCAACGTAGACCAGATTGAGAGGCTCACTGCTGGACAGCAGCAGAAGGTCCGCCTAAAAATAAAAGGAGGATAATAAGATTAGATAAACTTCACTATCACATCAGGAACTTTGTCTTGGACTCTGCTGTTATCACTATAAGAGCATCAAAGTGTGTAGAACAGCAGTATGCTATAAAatctttatcttatctttatcTACCATAGCATCTCCATACTTACTGTGACAAACTGATTATTCTCCAGTTTGATTATGTCTCCAACCTGGAcattcatccatttttcatttttcagtctgtcagcataaaacatttcatgaaatTACAGCGCTGCACCAAacattcatacaaaacatgacCCCTTCACAGCTGTATAATATGCGTTtacaaagatatatatattatgattatttgCATCTCAAGTGACTCACTTTCCATCGACGAGGACGTTCACGATGCGGTTATTCACTTGATTGTCGCTTTTGTGTCTGTTCTACTCAGATGGCACaggatagagagaaagaggttgtttaaatgacacatttgaCTTTTAATTCCTTATTTTGTGTCCTGATATTGAACTGTAGCTtagttatttaaaataaatatgaatagcTGTGCTCCCATTTAGTCCCAATAAATAGTTAATAGTATCATTTCCTCTTACTATGTCATCGTTGGCGTCCTTGACTGCCGTTATAGACAGCACaaacatcagagggacagctgTGGTGAACCAGGAGAGCGAGGAGACTTGTGGGATTACCTgtcagcagaacacacacacgcacaaacacacacatttaaaatgatttaatgccTTGCATCTGTAGGATTGAATTATGTTTTATGGCCTTccttttttgaatatttttgcaaATACATCCATTTTTGCCAGGAAATACACATGACACTCAAGACCCCAATACATTCAGTCCATGTTAACACTTATCACAGCACCAGAGGAAGTAAACAAAGATCTAGGTCTACCTGCAGGAtcatgaggaagaggaagtagGCATTGGCGAGCCTCTGGAACTGCTCAAAGAGGTTACGAGGCAGGAAGGTCAAAATGTTATATTTGGACGTCTTGATGGCATTGTTCTGAAACAGAGGAGTGACATAGCTTCAGCACTGGGCACCCAACTATAACACAACCTGACTTAAGAACATTCCGCTTTTGTTTCCATACTTACAGCGTATTGGTAAGTCAGGTTGAAGGACCTGTCATTAGCTCGTAagtgtctctcctcctctgtggcacAAATAAAAGATGGAGAGCAAGAGTATGTAAAAGTCTTAGTGCTGTTAGTCTACTGAACTTGATCATCGTCCTGTAAAGATGTACTTAACATTGAATGTACAGGTAGTGTGAGTCAGATCTCACCtggctttttctcttttccacaCAACTGGCCAAAGAATGATGCTACCAACCCCATCTTTAGTTCAGTTTCTCCATATTCTACACTTGGACATAAAGCAACACAGAGTGATGCAGTCAGTGAAGCAGGGACTGATTTTGTCACTGATTTGGACTATAGCCAGATAGCATCTGAAAGGGGAAACTGCGGCAGAAGTGAGGGGGAAccagttttatttatgaaagGTGTTTGCATACAACCGTGCTTCACTGTAAAAATCTATATTACGGATGCATACATAATGTAGAGTCTGATGAATTATCATTtgacaatattaatattacGCATTATTTTTCTGCATCTTCTACAAAACGTTTGTTAGgctatacagtatgtttgtcaagtttttttttgtgatggaCTTGATGAAGCTAGGAAAAATAAAGGAACATCAGAGTCAGAGCTGTTCTTCATCGTTGACTTTCTTACCCTCAGCTGTGCAGAAACTAAAGGTTATGAATTTCTTTTTAGAATACACAAATGTGAAATTATCTTATTGACATTAACCATGAGAAACAGGTTATTAttgatggcaaaaaaaaaaaaatccatatcgTGCATCCTTAATCTATACACTATATCCGAGATGTATATATTTGAAACATACAGGGAACATTTGCTTAAATACAGTCATTAGGAAGAGATGCAAATGAGGAAAGGATAACAAGGAAGATCATTTTTAACCTTCACAGGCCATGAAACAGTAAAACTTTGTCCACTCAGTCGGCATGCATCATTATGGTGGTGTTGGAGTGGTAAATATGAACTAAAATGTAAAGCTAACTGATGCTGGGGACCATGATTTGACTTTTTGCTTTCACTTTTAACTGTATGCTAAAAAAACGCACACCAAAAGAACACAGCGTTCATCCAGATATAACTAATTCCTGattcatttgtaataaaaatgtgaaactgtgtTCTTATTGTGGTTAAAAACAAAGTAGAATACAGAGCCCTGGTTAGCCAAAAATGGGGACGTTTAGGTGCATTTCAGAACATGTCTATAAACATTTTAAGTTGATGTCAAGTTAACACGACATTCATGAGAAAACATGTCAGACATGCATGAGTTTCTATTTCAGGTAATACCAAGCAGCATCCTAGAGACTTTATCTGTGCTGTAGAGCTGTAAAGCCACTCCTTTTGCCTGTTAACCCTTTGCCTTTGTACCAGAGAGAGATCCATGGTAGATATTCCGTAACGTCAAAGATTAAGATAATGATATGACCATGAACATTCAGCTCAGAATCAGAACCAATCaagacagaaacagtttttgtgttttttctgcatcaCGGAACAGCTGATCATTTCTAAAATGGAACATAAACAGTAAATCTGAAAAGAGGCATCTTTTCGCAACTGTGCTGCTCAGCAATATCCGGATTTGCACTGGTATACACTTTAGAAAACCAAATGCCTCGCTTTGGGATCTTTGAATCTGTTATCGTTCTACTATGAAAGTGAAAGAGTTGTTGTGAATCTGAAGTGATTGAACCACTAGATATGGAAACGTGAGCTGTACGTCCACCATACTGCTAATGTCTgaaaaagcaaatgaaaatcAGCCACATACCtcaaacaaaaatgtgactTCTTGTGTCCTGCccacacatggacacaaaacACCGGGCCccaaacaaatcaatcaaaaaagagagggaaagaagttTCCCTCTCCTTCCGCCTCAGCCCTTAAAGTGAATCCAGGCCCCTCTTCTGTGCCCTGTTTGGACGTCCAGACACCAATGTAGTCCCACACAGAGAAGGAGGTTCCACTGGGGCCTCCAGCTGAATGAAAGACACGCAGGATGGACGACAGGTGAAGTGGTGTTGTGGTGAGAGAGGCACCCACAGTAGGGGTTTCAGGTTCACACAGGAAGAGCTGGGATCCCCCAGCGCCTACAGTAACAGCTCTGGGCTTAAGCAAACAGTGCAGCGATCTTTGGACCTGGATGGTGAGATGAGGTAGGAGTGGAGGGGCAGTAAAACAACAGTGCAGGTGAACGGCTCTAGCCAATCAGGGCCGACGTTATGGTTGTGATCTGAGCGGTCAGATTATGGAACACACCTTATGATGGGTGCGCATGCTCAGACTCAACAGATTTCTTTGATATCAGCTCCTTTAGTCCACAATTCACATTCACGTGCAAGAAAAGTGAGGCATTTGTTGCATTGTTGAAGGATAAACATTTCTAATGACTTACTAATAGTGAGTTATGACCGCTCTTGTGACTTCATGACTGATATGCACATTCAGGTGCTTTCAGAAATGGAATTTAATACCAGGGTTCCAACACAAAGGGACACTGTGTCGTCCAGGGGACCTCAACATGAACCACTTGCTAAATTAgttattgtgtttgtatgtgtgtgtatgtgtgtatgtatacctAAAAGCATACAGACATTAATGGGAAGATTTTTGGGAAGATGCATCTCTGAACTGGGCAGGCattaaagcaaattaaaagTGTTGAAAGGAAGAAATTCAAGAGTTCCTAGGATGTAAACAAAAGAACATATTATTCATACACAGTAGTATGTGAAATAAATTTATTTGTGAAATAAGAAGTTACCAAAAGGACAAATCATTCTGGCATTTCTGATTTAATCTGGGAAATATGATGCAATAATTTTGTAAGATTGGTATTATTGGATTGTGGTATTATTTGTAGTTGCTGAACTATGCAATAAAGCGAATATATGCCTGTGTCTAAATCTAAAACAGGGACTCTACTACTACACCTACTCTACTTCTACAAAGCTGAATCTTATCATCTGTTTTGAAGAATTAACtccagaaaatgaaatgttaacagAATACATAAGTATTTCCTTTATGAATTTGATTTTGCCTGTGCTAATCACAAATACTTTCACGCCAAGAAACAGATGACAAAAAGTCGAATATGATGTTTGAATTTTGTCTTCAGCTTGACAACAGTTGAGCTTTCTTTCAGTGGCTTGTTTTCATCCTATGTTCAAAGTCGGCGCTCGTCGTGTATCTTTGGTAAGTCAGTGCTAACTTGttggaaacagctgcctgcaaCTACAAGCTAAAAACTACTGTTTTTTTATACTGCAAGCCTACTACTGTACAGTGGAGGTGAATGAGACGAGGCGTTGTTGAGAGGTTCTACTCAGAGTCAGTTATCTGATGCTTGAGTGAGCAGTTCcatgtttctcatttttaatcaatctaaagtgacattatgttattatttatattatttaattggTTTCATTAATAACTAGACTCACCTGTGGTATAATCTTGATGTGTCTGTAATAAAATCAGcaaatttaaaggaccagtgtgtaggatttagtgccaccttgGACTCTTTGTCCAAACATAAAGGGTAAATTGTTGTTGCTGCAAAATGTGGAAAACATAAAAGTCCCTctccagagccagtgtttagtttgtctgctctagGTAGAAACATAGAGggtcaacatggtggactcagTGTCTGTAGACATAAATGGCTCTTTGTAAAGTAACACAAACATAGTTATTctcagggccggttttagctatgggcaatgtgggcgaccgcccagggcgcagtctctgTGAGGGCGCACAAGTGCTGGGGGTGTTGTTTGCCCAGGGcacaaatgtagccagaaccagCACTggttattctttttattttcagccaataaaatactaatgaaaacatagttatactatattatactatatagaATATTAGTATTATAATTGATCTAATATTCTGTAAGAGTAATAAAACCTTAATCTTACCTACCAGACCTTTACATTTTTTCTTGACTAGCTGAAATTGGCTCATGAGTGCTGTGCAGCttacgataaaataaaaaataaatacaaatacgTCTGATCAACGTCTGCGGTCACTCATGttgtactgtaaataaaaagtgataagACACATTTATATACTTGTGGAATACTTTATACAAAATTCATTAAATGGAATGTTTACATGGTGAGGACATTTCAGACagtacaaagaaaacatcacaaaaacgCAGTTACTGTGACTGATATATTGTACTATTGCAGTGACTTAATGATAGTACAAGGGTTAACaaataatatagaaataataaaaaaaagtgaacactTGCAACTTGGCACAAGGAACGTGTGTATTGTATTGGCTATATACCAATAAGATGAATTATTCACAAAGGATAATAAACTGTAACAGAGGAATGTGAGTTTGGGATTTCTACAGGGTGTGATCGCTTCAAAAATGTGCACACATTAAGGTTATCATATTATAGCAACATCCATCCTTCACTAAGagtaacattttcattttcttccatCAGTTAGGAACAAATTCACTGGCACACGTCTCACTGTATATATGACTCTTATccataaaactgaaacatatcTTACAATACAGTGATTGACATCATTCCGAACTATTAAAGAGGAATTAAGGATTAACATTTACAAAAcaccagaagaaaaagaacacaaaaaaataacagactGTAAAGAAAACCCAGCCTAGATATAGAACGTCTGCGATATCATCAAAagataaaaagtacaaaatgatAAGGAACATCACTTGGAAAACTTATTTGACATCATGGGCAGAGAAGTAGCCAATACTCATCGCTGAGAGCCGAAGGAACTACgaggattaaaaaacaaaagattaaaaagatacatattttatttgtttttgtttttttttcaccaaagTAAGGCCACTCATAGGAAGAGTAGAAGAAAACAGAGCAGGATATATGTAAACCATAAGTAATTCTACACTCCTTATCAACTCAGCAGCTGAGGAGCTTGTGTTCAGATATCCTTTTTTTGGAAGAAAAAGTTGTGACCTGAAAAGTTCAACAAGTAATATTTCTTTACCATAAATGAACAACTCTAAAAGACGGTTATCACTATTGTAAGTCAATGATGCAAAAGTCATTTCATAACAGACACTAGGTTGTCACTTGAGGGTGTGTATCTCATCTTGTAAAGAACCTCTGTGCAGCGACACAGCAACGGCTGTGCAAATTCTCAGACACGCCCTTCTGGCAAACACGTCTGTCGCCAGcagtaaacaacattttaaatcatgggacagacaaaaataaatatgtataaaaaaaataaataaaatggctgCACCATCACGATTATACAAGTTTTATATGGAGCTGATACTTAGAAATAAATCTGGCCAGGGTTAATGTTCACACTTTTGGTCTAATTTCTCATGAGGTTTTGATTTGAATTGCATTGTTCTTCATTTTGACCACTATATTATCTACTGATCGTGTCACTGCTTCGTCTTTCCTGGGGATACAGGAATAGAAACTTAACTTAGCAAGGCACACATTTGACTGAACAATCCTTGAAATTAAGGGGTCAAATTAAGGATTATTAGTTTAAGTACCTTCTATTGACACATTAACTGTACAAGCTTAACTTCATCAGCTTCACTTCCGCCctattatattaataattaacagaCCATAAAAAAACTAGGACTGTCTCCTAGCCACCAAACATCCATTCGTCAAACAAAAGACCCTTTTATGAGATAAACCatacagtgttttcacatttactCAATCCATCATAGTGGAGTTACAAGAGGGCATtcaaacaaccttttttttttttttacttcccaCATTCACAGTTTGTAGAGTGTAAGGCATCAAACACACGGCCTCGGTTTGAGGGGTTAAGTTGGGGTTATTGCACAACAACACTTAGGAGGTGTGGGAACTTATGTGGGCCCTCCAGTGAGGCCTGGCATCCTGGCACTGATGaggagaaaagtgaaaaaaaaaaggataaatgaCTGAGTGAGTGGTTACTGCGCAGTGAAACAGCTGGTGAGTGTGAAGGTTGAGTGAGCCAGtgtctgtgtggttgtgtgcCGTACAGTAGCTCGGTAAATAACGAGTGTTTGAGGAACACGGAGAGTGAGTGTTTGTCTAAAATACCCGGTGTGAATGTGACAGTGTGTCGGTGAACTTGGCAAGGCGCCACCAAACAGTCAACAGCAGCTAAGACACATCAAAGGTCTAAGAAAGAGTCCACATGCCCGTCTACGGAAAGTCTTTCTCCCTCCTATCCAGCTCTCCTCATCTGCCCTCTTCGGCCGAACGAATCTCTGACTTCAGCCTCACAAACTCCTTGGCCACGTCGTCGTTGGAGCGCTGGGAGAGGATTCGCATGGCGGTGAGGCCTGTGTCGTCCATTTGGATGCGTTGGCCAAGCGGGCACCAGCAGGCGCAGTTGCCCTTTGCCATGATGTCTCTTAATTGTATCACGGCCAAGCCGACCACTCTGTCGGCGCGGCCGAAACAGTAGTCTTTGACGCAGACCTGCAGCTCGTAGCACTCGAAGCCCTCCTGGTTACCAAGAACACTGTGAGGAGAGAACACAGAGGTTCGAACGTTTAGTCGTtcaacaacagaacagcagCTCGGTTACATAAGACGTTTCTATCAAGCATCTCAATGATAACAGTAGATGCTCTAGATTTCAGTAGGGCATCATTATTATTGAGTCATCTGATGATCATTTGATAAGATAAACATTGATTTGCGAAGTTGAAACCAGAAATGTATTCAAAGTCATCATATTTGTATAATTTGTACAGAtttcagtgggttttttttgtacttaCAAACTGAAGCTCTCATTGAACTTTGGAGACCAGCTGTTGTTCTTGGATTTGGTCTGGA
It encodes:
- the atp8b5b gene encoding phospholipid-transporting ATPase ID produces the protein MGLVASFFGQLCGKEKKPEEERHLRANDRSFNLTYQYANNAIKTSKYNILTFLPRNLFEQFQRLANAYFLFLMILQVIPQVSSLSWFTTAVPLMFVLSITAVKDANDDINRHKSDNQVNNRIVNVLVDGKLKNEKWMNVQVGDIIKLENNQFVTADLLLLSSSEPLNLVYVETAELDGETNLKVKQALTVTGEMGDNIDALAGFNGEVRCEPPNNRLDKFTGTLSLNGQTAALDNDKVLLRGCTLRNTEWCFGLVIFGGPDTKLMQNSGKTTFKRTSIDHLMNVLVLCIFGFLASMCTFLAIGNAIWESREGSMFVAFLPLEKGVDSSLSSFLSFWSYIIVLNTLVPISLYVSVEIIRLGNSFFIDWDRKMYYPKSDTPAQARTTTLNEELGQIKYIFSDKTGTLTQNIMTFNKCSISGKAYGELFDFTGHRVEITEKTEKVDFSWNQLADPKFVFHDHRLLETVKEGNPDAQAFFRLLALCHTVMPDEKKEGELYYQAQSPDEGALVTAARNFGFVFRSRTPESITVVEMGKQVIYELLAVLDFNNVRKRMSVIVRSPEGKLTLFCKGADTIIFERLHPSCKKLVEVTNTHLSDYAGEGLRTLALAYKDLDESFMDEWKQRHHEASTALVEREEKLDELYEEIEKDLLLLGATAVEDKLQDGVPQTIEQLAKADIKIWVLTGDKQETAENIGYSCNMLREEMKEIFIVAANTAEGVKEELQNARRKMSSSSADKPSVIKARAGLFWLQKTETVQDEEVDGEYGLVINGHSLAFALEKDLQLELLRTACMCQTVICCRVTPLQKAQVVQLVKKYKQAVTLAIGDGANDVSMIKAAHIGVGISGQEGMQAVLSSDFSFAQFRYLQRLLLVHGRWSYLRMCKFLQYFFYKNFTFTFVHFWYAFFCGFSAQTVYDEWFITLYNLMYTALPVLGLSIFDQDVNDRWSFQYPQLYTPGQLNQYFSKKAFVRCMMKSCYSSLILFFIPWAAMHDTVRDDGKDIADYQSFALLAQTCLLIVMSIQLSLDTHYWTAVNQFFVWGSLAGYFAITFTMYSNGMFLIFTSAFPFIGTARNSLNQPNVWLTIFLTSLLCILPVVAFRFILIQLRPTINDKVRHKMRKEALPAPTKPVRVKRISTRRSGYAFSHSQGYGDLVTSRKFLLKIPVRTRPALFTETDSPLAQNQPQHYRTITEEPEGSQSP